Within the Planctomycetota bacterium genome, the region CATCCCGCTCGGCAATCACCAGGTCGTCAACTTCCGCGACGACAAGCTCCACGTGTGGAAGCGGTTCATGCGTCGGCGGGTCGTGCTGCCCCTGAGCTACGCCGTCGAGTGGAAGTACCCCATCGACATGTTCGGGCAGCCCAACGGGATGCCGTCGCGGTGGAAGCTGTTCCCGGCCGACGAGGGGGTCGGGCTGGTGGCGGGCATCTCCGACCCCGCGGGCCACGTCTCGATGATGACGTGTAGGGCCGAAGGTGTCGCGGCGGAAGTCCACAACAAGAAGCCCGAAGACCCGCGGATGGTGGTGTTTCTGACGGAGCCTGAAGACGTGGATCGGTGGTTGGATCGTGACGCGGGGGCCGACGATGTGCTCGATCTGCTCAAGCCGCCGCCGGAGGGGTGGTAGGCGGGCCTTTCCTCGTGAAGTTATTTGCCAATCCCCCGCAAACACATTAGACGCCACCTCAACCAGCTAAGATTTCTAGTATCGCTGTCGCAACGCATCCAATTGCCCCCAAGACATTACCCAGCTGGCGCAAAATGGGCTGTTTGTCAGAAGTGACTCTGCCTATCAGTCTACGAACAATGTGCTCTATCCGCTCCGGCATGAATCGCATAACCGTAACCGTTATAAGCAAAATCAAATACAGCGCAGAGGGTATTGCACTAGTCAATCCTACGACGACAAACAGCGACAGCACAAGCATAGGTTCGGCTTGTACATATACACGAAGAAAATTAAAATAATCAGACATGACTTGCGGAGCCGCCACCATGATAGTCGCTGTCAGGCATATAAAGCCGCCGCAAAATACTAATACGCAGTCGACGGCAATGTCACGAAGAATTGCCGCAATGGTCAAGGCTCTTCCCGCAGCTTTTACAAGCGCCCACGTAATAGCAAGGGAACACATGTCGTAGGCTGCGACTATCAAGCTGATACACAGAATACCGACGTAGTCGCGCGCACTCCCTGCGGCAAGCATTCGATAGGTTTTGCCGAAAAATGATTCACCGTCTTCTGCCACCACCGCAATGGCGTTTGCCGTCAAAAAGGAGGTGTAGTTAAGAATCACAAAAAACAAGAATGCTATGATGATGTTGCGAAAAGAGAACAGCCTTGCGTTGCGTGTCTTGCGGACGAGTCGCGCAAAGTACGCATGCCATAATTCATACAGGGATAGGCTGTGCAGCCTTTTCCAGATATCTGCTAGCTTTGATCGGTACAATCGATCTTCTTTGTCTTCAGTGTACCACCCGGCGAACATAAATAGTATCTT harbors:
- a CDS encoding SOS response-associated peptidase family protein, whose product is MCNHFALKHRSDAVVASLRIKVIENPPPRGEFFPKSPVAIARDTDAGRELTGATWGIPLGNHQVVNFRDDKLHVWKRFMRRRVVLPLSYAVEWKYPIDMFGQPNGMPSRWKLFPADEGVGLVAGISDPAGHVSMMTCRAEGVAAEVHNKKPEDPRMVVFLTEPEDVDRWLDRDAGADDVLDLLKPPPEGW